GATATCTGGCCGACAGGCAATTGCCGCGGACGGCGTTGCTCGCAAGTTCAGTGTCATTCTTGTTCAGTTCGCTCCTTTTGTGCCTCATTCGGCAGCCGGCCGGAAAAGATCGTAGGCCGCCCCGCCACGTCACGGGTATCGGAACCCTTCGCGAGACCGCACGCTACATCTGTGGGCACCGGCGGGCGGCCCGGCTGATTCTTCTCAACATGCTTGTCTGGGGCTGCGGAGCCCTCATCTGGGGCGCCGCTCCCACACTGATGAGGGACGTGTGGGGTCGACAGGGCGTGATTGACGTTCGGGTGTTTCAGTCGTTTCTCGCCGGTGGTTTGCTGGTCGGGGCTCTCATTCTGACAAGCATCGCCGACGCCTTGCGCGGTGAGGCGATCATCGCTTGGTCGCTGCCGGCGGTCACGCTGGCCATTGCCGTCCTGGCGGGTCTTGCGCTGCTGCCGATGTCATCCGCTCCGGCCTTCTGGGCGGGAGCCGCCGCAGCCGCCTTTGCCGGGACGTTCTTTGCCGGCGCCACGGTCGCCTGCAACGCCCTGCTCCAGCGAATCGTGCCGAACAGGTTACGAGGGGGAGTTTTCGGGATGTCGTATCTGACCGGCACCGCCGCGTTGCTGGCGGTGGTGGGAGCGCTTGGTATTCCGCGCTGGTCGAATCTCAGCGATTGGATCGGCTGGGTCTTGCTGGGCGCGGCCGCAGTCGTGACCGGGATCTCGGCGAGAGTCTGGAGTATTCGACTGCGACACGGACCGTTGCCACCGGCCAAGCAGTTCTGGTGGAACCTGAATGAGTTCTACTGCAAATGGTGGTTCCGGTTTCGCCGGGAGGGTGCCTGCACGGTGCCGGCCGAGGGAGCGGTCATCGTTGTGGCCAACCACACCTGCGGCATCGATCCGCTGTTGCTCATCGCGGGCACATCGCACCGGTTGATCGGGTTTCTGGTTGCAGAGGAATACACGCACATTCCGATAGGCGGGCGGCTTATCCGCATGATCGGTTGTGTGCCGGTGCGGCGAGACGGGCATGACGCTGCCGGCACACGCGCAGCTCTGCGCCACCTGCGCGACGGCCGTGCACTCGGGATTTTCATTGAGGGTGGCATCCCTGAGCCTGGGGAGGTTCGCGAGCCCAAACTCGGCGCCGCCATGCTTGCCCTGCACAGCGGCGCCCTGATTGTGCCTGCGCACATCTGGGGCACACACTACGACGAGAACATTGCCCGGTCCTTCTTCCGTCGCCATCATGCCCGCGTTCGATTCGGCAAGCCGATCGACCTGAGCCGCTACTGGATCCCCAGCGGCGATAAAGAAGCGCTGAGGAGAGTCAGCTTGAGACTGCTGGAGCGTATTCGGCAACTGGGTCCGGGCGGCGAGATGGAAGACGACGCGCCGATCAATGTATCGCCGTGATGCGCGCGGGATGCTGATTCAGGATGAATGACGCTTGCGGCAGCCGCTCATTCCTCGGTTTCGGCAGCCGTTGCCCGTCCGCGTCGGTTGTGGATACAGCCCACGATGCCGCGCTTGGATGGGGACCGGAGAAACTCGACGATTTTGCGACCGGCATCGGTCTTGACGGTTTGGGCCAGTTCGTCCAAGGCCTTTCGAAAGGTCATTCCGGAACGGTAAAGGGTCCGGAAGGCCTGCTGCACTTCCCGCCGCTGCTCAGGGGCAAAACCGGCTCGCCGCAAACCGACGATGTTAATGCCGGCACATAGCCCTGACAGTCCGACGGTAAAATAAGGCGGCACGTCCATGCTTACGGCAATGCCGCCCCGAACCATGACGAGGTCGCCAACACGACAGAACTGGTGAATCGCGGTATTGCCGCTGAGAAATGCGCCGTCGCCAACGTGGACATGGCCGGCCAGGAGCGCCCCGTTGGCCATCTTGACGTCGTCGCCCACCTGACAGTTGTGCCCGACGTGCGAGTTGGCCATGAGGAAACAGCGATCGCCGACCACCGTTGCCGAACCAGGGGCCGTCCCGCGATGGATAGACGCCCCTTCTCGTACGATAGTGCCCTCACCGATCCGGCAGTAGGTCTCTTCACCACCATAGGCCCGATCCTGCGGAGCGTGGCCGATGACGGCGTTCGGGTGGATCTCGCAGTTCGGACCGATCTCGGTCCAACCCGTGAGATAAGCATGAGGATAGACACGGGTCCCGGCACCGATGCGAACGACGCCTTCAACGATCACATAGGCACCGATATCGGCGGTCGGATCGATCTCGGCTCGCCGGTCAATGATTGCAGAAGGATGAATGGGCATTCCGTGCTGCCGCCTCGTGATCCGGGGATACTGCCCGCCGTGGCGTGATGCACAAATCCTGCGCGGCAAACCGGCCCGGACCGGCCACCGCACCGCCACCCGGGCAAACGCGTGAACACTATACACGGACTGCCGCAGAAGGCCAGCCGCCGGCGCAGCTTGGCGAGACCGGCGGGAACGCTTACCATCGGTGGTTCGAACGATCCGGGCGGCCGACATGCGGACCTTGTTCACGAGAGGAGAATCCATGCGAATTCTGACACTGGCGGTTGTGACACTGACAATGGCAGGTTGTCAGCACGGAGGCCTCGGCCAAGGCACGAGCGGCACACTGGAAGTGCGAGCGATGAGTTTCAACATACGCTATGGCACCGCCAACGATGGGCCCAATCACTGGGACAAACGCCGCGAGATGGTTTTCCAGGTCTTCCGCGACCATCGGCCGGACGTGGTCGGCCTGCAAGAAGCCCTGCGGTTCCAGTTGGACGAAATGCGGGAGGCGCTGCCTGAATACGACGAGGTGTCTGCCGGACGCGACGACGGCAAGGCAGGCGGCGAGGCGTCGTCCATCTTCTACCGCTCGGCCCGCTTCGACGTGCAAGAGCACGGCACCTTCTGGCTGTCAGACACTCCCGAAGTACCCGGCTCGCGAAGTTGGGGAAACAACATTACCCGAATCTGCACCTGGGCACATCTCCACGACCGCCAAAGTGGTGCCACCTTCTACATGTTCAACACCCACTTGGACCATCAGTCTCAACCGGCTCGCGAACTGGGCGCCGAGTTGATCGCCCAGCGAATGGGCGGCCGGGCGCATCCGGACCCGCTCATCCTGACCGGCGATTTCAACGCGGGCGAAGGCAACCCGGTAGTGCGATATCTGAAAGGTGAGATTGCCACGGTACCCGCCAAACGGGGTCCTTGCGCGGTCGTGCCGGCCCTGGTTGACACCTTCCGCGTGCTTCATCCCGATGTGAAGATCGTCGGCACCTTCAACGGCTTTTCCGGCAACCGCGAAGGAGAGAAGATTGACTATATCCTTGCCTCGCCGGAATGGACGGTCGCTGAAGCCGCGATTGTGTACGACAACACGGACGGTCGTTACCCATCCGATCATTTCCCGGTCACAGCGGTGTTGCGGTTATCCCCGCCTTCCGGCACAGGATCACGGGTTCGCGGCGGGCTGTGACGTCAGATCTGCAGAGGCCGGCGCGGAGGTGGACGAGGCGGCCGTAGGCTGCGTGTCCGGTGAGAGCACCTCAAAGTACACCACCAGCAGGTTGCTATCGGCCGGCCGGGACCCGCCCGCCGACGCGGGTTGGGAACTGCTTTGGCCAAACCAAGAGCCGGCATACCTGGGAGTCGATCCTTTACTTTGTGCTGCGGCGTAACCCCCATAGCCTGCGCCCATGCCCTCCAGACCAGTCCCGGCAACCGCGCCGCCCATCATGCCCATCCCACCCGTGCCGTAAGATGCCTCATCTTGCGGCGAATCGGCAGGTGAAGTCGTGGCGTGGGGTTCCGCGCCCGTATCAAGGACAATGCTCCGGTCAGGCCTCAGAGCCATATCGTAGACCTGGTTGGCCACGCCTTCCTCATCCGTCATGACGTCGTCTCGGCCGCCGTTCTCAAAGATGCGAGCTAAGTCCCAAGTCATCTTTCCATCCAACGGTGAGATTGTGTCGGCATCAGAGAGGTAAAGTGATTTCCGAGACGGCTGCGTTGCCGGTGGTTTCGGAAGAGCCGTTGGAAGCTTCATCCAGTCTGACACTCCGTCGCCGTCGTCGTCGTCCCACACTCTGTCGGCAGCATCGTCAAACACCGTTGTTGTCGGCCGTCGATCCGGTCCTGGGCCGTCCTCTTTTGCTTTGTGGTCCCGGAGTTGCACCGCTTCCGCGTCCTCGGCGAGATAGCGGTGGCGGCCGGCGGACCAGTCGCGGTTGTTGAGCACGGCCATGAGTCGATCCGCTGAGGCGCCGTTGACGGTGACCACCTTGAGAACGTTCACGGCAGAATCCGGATTCGTGTCGATCGAGGCGACCTTGACCGCACCCGGGGCTGCCCCCCAATCATCTGCGACAACCCCATTGGTCCCGCCATCTCGAAGGGAACGAACTCCCAGTTCCTGTCTGCGGTGGCGAACCGAATCGCCAGCCTGAGCAGAAGGTTGGGGGGCCATCTCCGCCGGGTGCGTTTCCTGCGGTGCGGCTACGCTGCGTCGCGGCGCATGCGGCACACCAGCAGACGACTTGGCCTCTTCGTTACCCTCACCCTGCAGAAGCTCTCGCTGAAGCGACTCGATCGCCTTGCTGCGGCTGCTCGCGTCGGCAAAAGAGAAGGTCAGCACGCGAGTCCGACCTTCCGCGAGATCCGCCCCCGGAACCAGGGCCGTGGCGTACTGCTGTTGTATGCCTCCGCTTTCTGCGCTGCGCCCCTCAGGCCGACCGGCAAAGCTCAACATATCCGGCTTTTTGTCCCCGAGTACATCTTTCTCTGCACCGCCGATCAGTGCATCAGCCACGGCTCCACGAGCGGCCGGGGCCTCGGCTAATGAATCACCCTTTTTGCCTTGCTCTGCGCGGACCGATTCTCCCTCGTTCAGACTTGCGAGAGGTTTGCCTGGGGCCGGCAAGGCAGGTGCTCCTCCGGGCGCCCGTTCCGATGGTTTACGTGCGGGACTCGCGGAAGCCGGAGGTGAAACGGCCGGCCCGGCGGCTAAAGTCGTGTCCCCGGCCTCGCGGTGCTTGAACAACTCCTCGGGTGCAATGTCTTGCTTTGTCCTCTCCGTCGCCGCCGAAAACTCTGGCTCAGCAGCCTCTTTGCGGTCGCGAGATGCGAGTTGTGTGCCACCTACCTGTTGCTCCGATCGTAGCGTCCAGGTGAAGTAACCGGCCGTGACGGTTAGGGCGATCACGGCCGCCGCCGCAACCCACTTGCCCCACGACGGGGTCGGCGTTCTGGTGACTACCTCGGCCGGACCCGGCGCGTCCAGCAGGGCTTTACGTTCCAGTCTGGTCCGCAGATTGCCCAGCAGTTCCTCCGACGCCCGGGCTCGGGGCAGCGACTGAACAGCTTCGACGGTTGCACGGAGCTGCGCAAGAAGCCGGCGGGCCTCCGGATCGGCGGCCAGCCACGCCTCAACTTCCGCCTGCTCCTGCGGTGTCAATTCACCGTCCAAGTAGGCGGACAGTTGCATCTCCAGATACTCGCGTCGTTCAGCGTTCATACCACATTGGCCGCTCCTTCGGCGGCACCACCTCATCCAGGCGACAACTCCGGGCCCAACCGCCCGCGCAACTCCATTCTTGCCCGGTACAACCGAGACTTAACCGTCCCCATCGGCAGATCCAGCATCTCGGCGATCTGCTGATAATCGAATCCCTCGATATCGCGAAGCACTACCACCGCTCGCGACTCGTCGTCCAGTTGCTCGATCGCCTCGGCCACGAGCCTGCCGGCCTCACGAGATGCCACCTTCGCGGAGGGGTCGTCAGCCTCCCGCGTGACCCGGCCAACCAGCCGCGCCGCCTGATGCTCCGTCCGCATGCCGCCGTCCGAGCCGTGCAGCGACAGCTTCACCACTTGGGCTGCCTTACGTCGATGCGACAGGGCCAGGTTCACGGCGATCCGAAACAGCCAGGTATAGAAACCCGCCCTCTGCTCGAACGAGTCGATGCGCTCCAGGGCCCGCAGGAACGCCTCCTGAGCCAGGTCCTGGGCGTCGTCGTGGTTCCCGCTGACTCGCCAGCAGGTATTGACGATACGGTCCTGATATCGGGCAACCAGACGGGAAAACGCACTCATGTCGCCCGCTCGGACCTGTTCGACCAGCAGCGCGTCCTCGACATTGATGGTGCCGGGCTGGGCCGATACCGGTGTCTGTTTCGCCATATTAGACGCTCGCGCGGTCCGAGAGTTCCCGGCAAAGCCGGGTTTGCAGAATTGCATCATGCCCCCAAGCCTGCGGCAGGTCAATGCACCCATCTTCTGCTACGACTCATGTCCCACGAAGTTGCGGAACGACCGCTTGCGGGGCGCGAAGGTCCGAGAATGCGGTTGCGGGCAGGGTCATGGCCGGGCGGGGTGCAGCCTCTCGGCCGACCTTTTGCAGGCGAACCGTTGCTGCTACGATAAAGCGGGGGTGGAGAAGCCTTGGGGGAGTCACGTGAGATGCGAATCCCATTGGCCCCGGCCGGTTGCCGGGAGATGATCATCCTGACACTGGTGTTGGCCTGCCCGGCCGCGTCTTTCTATGTCGTTGCCGCCTCGGGGCACTCCTGGGCATGGTTCGCGGGCGGGTTAGCGACCGTTCTTTGGCTGGGTGGCATGGCTTTCTTTCGGGATCCGCAACGGCAGACCCCGACTGTGACGGGGATTCTGGTCGCCCCTGCCGACGGCAAGGTGGTCGAAGTATCGAACCTAGAGGGGCACCCTGACGTGGGCTCGCCGGCAACGCGAATCGGCATCTTTTTGAGCGTGTTTGACGTCCACGTGAATCGCAGCCCTTGTTCCGGTACGGTCCGGCGAATCACCTACCAGCCGGGCCAGTTCCTCGACGCCCGGGACCCGGATTCCGGCCGGCTCAACGAGGCCAACACCATCGTCATCGAGCCGGACGACCCGTCCAAAGGGCCGGTCGTGGTCCGACAGATCGCCGGATTGATCGCTCGGCGCGTGGTGTGCGCCGTCAAGGTCGGCGATCGCGTCGAAACGGGCCAGCGGATCGGCCTGATCAAGTTCGGCTCGCGGACGGAACTGATCATCAGGACCGACAGTGGTTATGCCCCGGCCGTAAACGTTGGCGACCGCGCTTATGGAGCCGTGACCGTTGTGGCCCGCCAAGCGAACTCGCGGTCAATTGCCAAGGAGTCATGACCGATGCTCAAACCCGTTACCCGCGAGAGTGCCGCCATCGAGAGACGCGCCGCCCGCAAACGCCGACGACTGCGCACCATTGGCATGCTGCCAACGCTGCTGACGCTCGGCAACCTCTGCTTCGGCTTCGCGGCAATACACAGTTGTGGACGAGACCTTGAAGAGATCCATGCCCCGAGAAGCCCCGATGTGGCCCTGACGTTCAGGCGCGAGCTCTTGCAGAAATACGCCCCTTCGTTCCTCTCATTCGCATCATGGATGATTGTAGGGTCGTTATTGTGCGATGCGCTTGATGGTCGAGTGGCTCGCAAAACAGGACAAGCCAGCAAGTTCGGAGAGCAGCTTGACTCTCTGGCCGACATCGTAAGCTTCGGCGTTGCCCCGGCGGTCATGATGGTCACGTTGGTGCACCGCGAAATCACCCAATGGGGCTATGCACCCCTGCAGTTCCAACACTTCGGCCGGTTGACCCTGTTCGTGGGGATCATCTATGCGTGTTGCGCGGCTCTTCGCCTGGCAAGATTCAACGTCGAGGCAAGCCTGGACGAAGCGGCTCACCAGGGTTTCAAGGGTCTACCGTCACCCGGTGCGGCCATCGCGGTAATCAGCGTCGTTTTCCTGCACGAGAGCATCGATGCATCCAGCGAATGGGCGCAGTCGGCCAATTTCCTGACCAAGGTTTTGCCGTTCTGTACACTGGTGTTGGCGCTCTTGATGGTCAGCCGGTTGCGGTATGCCCACGCCGCCAACTGGCTCTTGCGCCGCCGGCCTCTCGAACACGTGATTTTGATTCTGCTGGCGTTCCCGCTCATCTGGATCTACACCGAGTTGAGCCTGCTGGTGATCGCATGGGCTTTTGCTCTGAGCGGGCCGGCTCGCTACGTCGCCGGCCGCCTGACCGGCCGGGCTGGTCGGGCCGCGGCCGCACCGGCGACCGGCCTTGTTCCGCCATCCACTGACACCGAGGCAGACAAGAAAGCGTTATGAGTTCAACATCACCCGCCCGCGTGCGCTTTGCGCCATCACCCACCGGATATCTGCACATCGGAGGTGCCCGCACGGCTCTGTTCAACTGGCTCATCGCCCGCCAGACCGGCGGAACGTTCATCCTGCGCATTGAGGACACCGACACCGCTCGAAACGTCGATGGGGCGGATCAGAAGATCATGGAAGACCTGCGCTGGCTTGGCTTACAGTGGGACGAAGGCGTGGGCGTGGGCGGACCAAACGGGCCCTATTACCAATCACAGCGACTGGAGTACCATCGCTCCGTCGTGAATCGCCTCCTCGAAAGCGGCAACGCCTACTACGCGTTTGACACCGCCGAGGAGTTGGAGGCCATGCGAGCCGAAGCCGAGGCCAAGAAGCAAGCGTTCATGTACCCCCGCCCGGCGACCTTTCCGGACGAAAGCGACGTCCGCAAGGCACGGCAGACCGGTCGACCGGTGGTCGTTCGATTCAAGGCCCCCGGCCAGGACGTCACCGTCCACGACGAAGTGATGGGAGATGTCACCGTCTCAGCGCGTGAACTGGACGACTTTATCATCCTCAAGGCTGACGGCATGCCCACGTACCACCTGGCCAATGTCGCCGATGATGCCGCTATGGGGGTCAACTTCGTGCTTCGCGGGCAGGAGTTCCTGTCCCAGACGCCGCGCCATATCGCTCTCCAGCGGGCCTTGGGCTTTACGACGCCCCGTTACGCACACCTGCCGCTCATCATGGACATGCAGGGACGGAAGTTGTCAAAGCGCGACGGCGCTGTGGAGGTTTTCGCTTTTCGACAGGCCGGCTATCTGCCGGAGGTCCTGGTCAACTTCATCGCCCTGCTTGGCTGGTCACCGGGCCGGGACCGCGAAAAGATGACGCTGCAAGAAATGATCGAACTCTTCAGCATCGATCGCATCGGACGAACCAACGCCAGGTTCGACCGCGACAAGCTGATCGCCTTTAACACCGACGCCGGGGCATCGGCAAGCGAAGAAAGGCTCGCAGTGGCATTTGACGATTACCTGGCCGTCAATCCCGACTTGCGCATCAGCCGGGCGAAGCTCGACGAGGCGACTAGACGTTCCCTGCTGAGAATCAACAAAGGCTTCCGCACCTTCGCCGATATCGAGTACAAATGCGGCTTCATCTATGATGCCGATGAGAACATCGCGTATGATCCCGACGCGATCAAGAAAGTGTTGACCAAGGGGGATAACGCCGGGTATCGCATGCTTGAGTCGCTGGTGCCCAGACTTGAGTCGGTTGACCCCTGGACCGCGGAGAACGTGGAGTCTCTGCTCAAGCAGATTTGTCAGGAGCAGTCGGTCAACATGGGAAAAGTCGCCCAACCGATCCGTGTGGCCGTCTCGGGCTCGACCATCAGCCCGCCGATCGGCGAAACGCTGGCACTGCTGGGCAAGGAAAAGAGCCTGAAGCGCGTTCGGCAATGCCTGGCCGGAAGGGCTTGAGAGAATCCTGCTCTTTCGCGGCCTCCGCCAGCGGCCGAATGCGGATATCCCTGAAGCGGACCTCCATCGGCGGCCCTGCGTGTAGTTGCAGGGCGATGACACCGCTCCCGGGCCGATTCGGATCAGTCTCCGTGAAGTCAGCCGTGGTCAGGCCGTTCAGCTTGATCGTAATGCGGGTTCCCACGGCCTTGACCGCCATGTCGTTCCAGCCGTCAATCCGGGCGACCTTTTCTCCTTTACCGGCAAAACCGTCCGCCAGGACGCCCCGCCCCAGTCCTTCCTCGTACAGGCTGCCGTACCACCGGTCGGCGATGTCCGCCTGGTAACCCTTCACCACGAACTCCGGGAAGCGTTGACTGCGAAACTGCACGCCGCTGTTGTGATTCACCAATCTCACCGAATAACGCAGCACGAAATCAGAGTAGGTTTTGTCGTGAATGAGGAAGACGTTGTGCGGCAGCTTCTCGCCGCGTCCGACGATCTCGCCGTTTTCGACCGACCACAGTTTAGGATCGCCGGTCCAACCGGTCAGATCCCGGCCGTTGAACAGAAGCTCGAAGCCTGCCTGTTGCTCCGGCACGCTCAGCACATTGTGCCTTGTGTCCGCCATCCGCCCGCCACACCATCGCAGGGCATTGTGAATGATAGTAATGAACCGCTCGTCCCCCAGCACGGCATCTTCGCACCCCAGCACGGTCGCGAACACGCGCCCTTCGCCGACTCGTCTGGTCCATGCGACAGGTACAGGTTTACCTGC
This region of Phycisphaerae bacterium genomic DNA includes:
- a CDS encoding MFS transporter, with amino-acid sequence MASTTTAAYRSRQPDADAGALVNRILLPLCLGCAAAIVGSCLPAAVAAGGLVGIADKAGVRAQTLAICLFMFPFFLLGPFGGLLADRLPRRGLMIAVGLVATAVTAGLVVLTSRRPLAPSWNVLILTGGGIALALLWPAKSALLPGLVSRHRLARANAASCALVVLAVAVAVLAGGYLADRQLPRTALLASSVSFLFSSLLLCLIRQPAGKDRRPPRHVTGIGTLRETARYICGHRRAARLILLNMLVWGCGALIWGAAPTLMRDVWGRQGVIDVRVFQSFLAGGLLVGALILTSIADALRGEAIIAWSLPAVTLAIAVLAGLALLPMSSAPAFWAGAAAAAFAGTFFAGATVACNALLQRIVPNRLRGGVFGMSYLTGTAALLAVVGALGIPRWSNLSDWIGWVLLGAAAVVTGISARVWSIRLRHGPLPPAKQFWWNLNEFYCKWWFRFRREGACTVPAEGAVIVVANHTCGIDPLLLIAGTSHRLIGFLVAEEYTHIPIGGRLIRMIGCVPVRRDGHDAAGTRAALRHLRDGRALGIFIEGGIPEPGEVREPKLGAAMLALHSGALIVPAHIWGTHYDENIARSFFRRHHARVRFGKPIDLSRYWIPSGDKEALRRVSLRLLERIRQLGPGGEMEDDAPINVSP
- the lpxA gene encoding acyl-ACP--UDP-N-acetylglucosamine O-acyltransferase yields the protein MPIHPSAIIDRRAEIDPTADIGAYVIVEGVVRIGAGTRVYPHAYLTGWTEIGPNCEIHPNAVIGHAPQDRAYGGEETYCRIGEGTIVREGASIHRGTAPGSATVVGDRCFLMANSHVGHNCQVGDDVKMANGALLAGHVHVGDGAFLSGNTAIHQFCRVGDLVMVRGGIAVSMDVPPYFTVGLSGLCAGINIVGLRRAGFAPEQRREVQQAFRTLYRSGMTFRKALDELAQTVKTDAGRKIVEFLRSPSKRGIVGCIHNRRGRATAAETEE
- a CDS encoding endonuclease/exonuclease/phosphatase family protein encodes the protein MRILTLAVVTLTMAGCQHGGLGQGTSGTLEVRAMSFNIRYGTANDGPNHWDKRREMVFQVFRDHRPDVVGLQEALRFQLDEMREALPEYDEVSAGRDDGKAGGEASSIFYRSARFDVQEHGTFWLSDTPEVPGSRSWGNNITRICTWAHLHDRQSGATFYMFNTHLDHQSQPARELGAELIAQRMGGRAHPDPLILTGDFNAGEGNPVVRYLKGEIATVPAKRGPCAVVPALVDTFRVLHPDVKIVGTFNGFSGNREGEKIDYILASPEWTVAEAAIVYDNTDGRYPSDHFPVTAVLRLSPPSGTGSRVRGGL
- a CDS encoding sigma-70 family RNA polymerase sigma factor; translation: MAKQTPVSAQPGTINVEDALLVEQVRAGDMSAFSRLVARYQDRIVNTCWRVSGNHDDAQDLAQEAFLRALERIDSFEQRAGFYTWLFRIAVNLALSHRRKAAQVVKLSLHGSDGGMRTEHQAARLVGRVTREADDPSAKVASREAGRLVAEAIEQLDDESRAVVVLRDIEGFDYQQIAEMLDLPMGTVKSRLYRARMELRGRLGPELSPG
- a CDS encoding phosphatidylserine decarboxylase, with the translated sequence MRIPLAPAGCREMIILTLVLACPAASFYVVAASGHSWAWFAGGLATVLWLGGMAFFRDPQRQTPTVTGILVAPADGKVVEVSNLEGHPDVGSPATRIGIFLSVFDVHVNRSPCSGTVRRITYQPGQFLDARDPDSGRLNEANTIVIEPDDPSKGPVVVRQIAGLIARRVVCAVKVGDRVETGQRIGLIKFGSRTELIIRTDSGYAPAVNVGDRAYGAVTVVARQANSRSIAKES
- a CDS encoding phosphatidylcholine/phosphatidylserine synthase: MLKPVTRESAAIERRAARKRRRLRTIGMLPTLLTLGNLCFGFAAIHSCGRDLEEIHAPRSPDVALTFRRELLQKYAPSFLSFASWMIVGSLLCDALDGRVARKTGQASKFGEQLDSLADIVSFGVAPAVMMVTLVHREITQWGYAPLQFQHFGRLTLFVGIIYACCAALRLARFNVEASLDEAAHQGFKGLPSPGAAIAVISVVFLHESIDASSEWAQSANFLTKVLPFCTLVLALLMVSRLRYAHAANWLLRRRPLEHVILILLAFPLIWIYTELSLLVIAWAFALSGPARYVAGRLTGRAGRAAAAPATGLVPPSTDTEADKKAL
- the gltX gene encoding glutamate--tRNA ligase; the protein is MSSTSPARVRFAPSPTGYLHIGGARTALFNWLIARQTGGTFILRIEDTDTARNVDGADQKIMEDLRWLGLQWDEGVGVGGPNGPYYQSQRLEYHRSVVNRLLESGNAYYAFDTAEELEAMRAEAEAKKQAFMYPRPATFPDESDVRKARQTGRPVVVRFKAPGQDVTVHDEVMGDVTVSARELDDFIILKADGMPTYHLANVADDAAMGVNFVLRGQEFLSQTPRHIALQRALGFTTPRYAHLPLIMDMQGRKLSKRDGAVEVFAFRQAGYLPEVLVNFIALLGWSPGRDREKMTLQEMIELFSIDRIGRTNARFDRDKLIAFNTDAGASASEERLAVAFDDYLAVNPDLRISRAKLDEATRRSLLRINKGFRTFADIEYKCGFIYDADENIAYDPDAIKKVLTKGDNAGYRMLESLVPRLESVDPWTAENVESLLKQICQEQSVNMGKVAQPIRVAVSGSTISPPIGETLALLGKEKSLKRVRQCLAGRA
- a CDS encoding DUF1080 domain-containing protein translates to MIVGSHRTSCGVGFVALAMSLNGCAHPQSLPVRVLLISDRDTCACSRFADRLTGRGEVQIHLVESLDGISSSAKTDVLLLDWASPIELDDVTERNIVQFVRSGKGIVAMGYSLKGVCSCPALSGILGGSAKSTMRSGDVSFVVLDPADATMLGIGGGLAWVDELPIINPSITRDNNVLIRTAEPPAFPGDGIAGKPVPVAWTRRVGEGRVFATVLGCEDAVLGDERFITIIHNALRWCGGRMADTRHNVLSVPEQQAGFELLFNGRDLTGWTGDPKLWSVENGEIVGRGEKLPHNVFLIHDKTYSDFVLRYSVRLVNHNSGVQFRSQRFPEFVVKGYQADIADRWYGSLYEEGLGRGVLADGFAGKGEKVARIDGWNDMAVKAVGTRITIKLNGLTTADFTETDPNRPGSGVIALQLHAGPPMEVRFRDIRIRPLAEAAKEQDSLKPFRPGIAERASGSFPCPAVPAFRRSAG